From Scomber scombrus chromosome 13, fScoSco1.1, whole genome shotgun sequence, a single genomic window includes:
- the LOC133992759 gene encoding muscleblind-like protein 2a isoform X2, producing MALNMSSVRDTKWLTLEVCRQFQRGNCSRSDEECKFAHPPKSCQVENGRVIACFDSLKGRCSRENCKYLHPPSHLKTQLEINGRNNLIQQKTAAAMIAQQMQLMIPGPSLQSVGLGANTGLGYSPYMTPMSHGMSLVPTDILPNTQVLVPGSQPVTLQSSCSSSSSSSSSSPSQKLQRTDKLEVCREFQRGNCARGETDCRFAHPSDSPVIDSTDNTVTVCMDYIKSRCTREKCKYFHPPAHLQAKIKSSQQVNQTAVAAQAAAAAMTQSTAKAMKRPLEATVDLAFPHSMLQPLPKRQALEKSNWACSLLNPSFLHYQQALANSQLQQHTAAFYPTGSVFCMAPGNNVVPMMYSATPATVSAATTPATSVPYAATAPANQIILK from the exons ATGGCGTTGAACATGTCTTCAGTAAGAGACACAAAATGGCTAACCCTGGAAGTCTGTCGACAGTTTCAGCGTGGAAACTGTTCTCGTAGTGATGAGGAATGCAAATTCGCTCATCCACCGAAGAGCTGCCAAGTTGAAAATGGGAGAGTTATTGCCTGCTTTGACTCACTGAAG GGTCGATGCTCCAGAGAAAACTGCAAGTATCTTCATCCACCTTCACACTTAAAAACCCAGTTAGAGATAAATGGGCGCAACAATCTCATCCAGCAGAAGACAGCAGCTGCCATGATTGCCCAACAGATGCAGCTCATGATCCCTGGACCCAGCCTGCAGTCTGTG GGACTTGGCGCAAATACTGGTCTTGGTTATAGTCCATACATGACACCCATGAGCCATGGGATGAGCCTCGTTCCCACAGACATCCTCCCCAACACCCAGGTCCTGGTCCCTGGCAGCCAGCCTGTCACGCTCCAGAgctcctgctcttcttcctcctcttcatcttcttcttcccccTCACAGAAGCTCCAGCGTACTGACAAACTAGAG GTGTGCCGTGAGTTTCAGCGGGGAAACTGTGCAAGAGGGGAGACAGATTGCCGCTTTGCTCACCCCAGTGACAGTCCAGTGATCGACAGCACTGATAACACCGTCACTGTCTGCATGGACTACATCAAGAGCCGCTGCACCAGAGAGAAGTGCAAGTATTTTCACCCGCCTGCACACTTGCAGGCCAAAATCAAATCCAGTCAGCAAGTCAATCAGACAGCCGTGGCAGCCCAGGCCGCCGCTGCAGCCATG ACTCAGTCGACTGCCAAAGCAATGAAGCGACCCCTCGAGGCAACTGTAGATCTG GCTTTCCCCCACAGCATGCTGCAACCCCTACCAAAGAGACAAGCTCTGGAGAAGAGCAACTGGGCCTGCTCTCTCCTCAACCCGAGTTTTTTGCACTACCAACAGGCTCTGGCCAActcacagctgcagcagcacacagctgCATTCTACCCCACAG GTTCTGTCTTTTGCATGGCCCCTGGAAACAACGTTG TCCCCATGATGTACAGTGCTACGCCTGCTACTGTCTCTGCAGCAACTACTCCCGCCACAAGTGTCCCCTACGCAGCAACAGCACCAGCCAATCAG ATTATTCTCAAGTAA
- the LOC133992759 gene encoding muscleblind-like protein 2a isoform X1: MALNMSSVRDTKWLTLEVCRQFQRGNCSRSDEECKFAHPPKSCQVENGRVIACFDSLKGRCSRENCKYLHPPSHLKTQLEINGRNNLIQQKTAAAMIAQQMQLMIPGPSLQSVPTFPITQGLGANTGLGYSPYMTPMSHGMSLVPTDILPNTQVLVPGSQPVTLQSSCSSSSSSSSSSPSQKLQRTDKLEVCREFQRGNCARGETDCRFAHPSDSPVIDSTDNTVTVCMDYIKSRCTREKCKYFHPPAHLQAKIKSSQQVNQTAVAAQAAAAAMTQSTAKAMKRPLEATVDLAFPHSMLQPLPKRQALEKSNWACSLLNPSFLHYQQALANSQLQQHTAAFYPTGSVFCMAPGNNVVPMMYSATPATVSAATTPATSVPYAATAPANQIILK; the protein is encoded by the exons ATGGCGTTGAACATGTCTTCAGTAAGAGACACAAAATGGCTAACCCTGGAAGTCTGTCGACAGTTTCAGCGTGGAAACTGTTCTCGTAGTGATGAGGAATGCAAATTCGCTCATCCACCGAAGAGCTGCCAAGTTGAAAATGGGAGAGTTATTGCCTGCTTTGACTCACTGAAG GGTCGATGCTCCAGAGAAAACTGCAAGTATCTTCATCCACCTTCACACTTAAAAACCCAGTTAGAGATAAATGGGCGCAACAATCTCATCCAGCAGAAGACAGCAGCTGCCATGATTGCCCAACAGATGCAGCTCATGATCCCTGGACCCAGCCTGCAGTCTGTG CCAACATTTCCCATCACACAGGGACTTGGCGCAAATACTGGTCTTGGTTATAGTCCATACATGACACCCATGAGCCATGGGATGAGCCTCGTTCCCACAGACATCCTCCCCAACACCCAGGTCCTGGTCCCTGGCAGCCAGCCTGTCACGCTCCAGAgctcctgctcttcttcctcctcttcatcttcttcttcccccTCACAGAAGCTCCAGCGTACTGACAAACTAGAG GTGTGCCGTGAGTTTCAGCGGGGAAACTGTGCAAGAGGGGAGACAGATTGCCGCTTTGCTCACCCCAGTGACAGTCCAGTGATCGACAGCACTGATAACACCGTCACTGTCTGCATGGACTACATCAAGAGCCGCTGCACCAGAGAGAAGTGCAAGTATTTTCACCCGCCTGCACACTTGCAGGCCAAAATCAAATCCAGTCAGCAAGTCAATCAGACAGCCGTGGCAGCCCAGGCCGCCGCTGCAGCCATG ACTCAGTCGACTGCCAAAGCAATGAAGCGACCCCTCGAGGCAACTGTAGATCTG GCTTTCCCCCACAGCATGCTGCAACCCCTACCAAAGAGACAAGCTCTGGAGAAGAGCAACTGGGCCTGCTCTCTCCTCAACCCGAGTTTTTTGCACTACCAACAGGCTCTGGCCAActcacagctgcagcagcacacagctgCATTCTACCCCACAG GTTCTGTCTTTTGCATGGCCCCTGGAAACAACGTTG TCCCCATGATGTACAGTGCTACGCCTGCTACTGTCTCTGCAGCAACTACTCCCGCCACAAGTGTCCCCTACGCAGCAACAGCACCAGCCAATCAG ATTATTCTCAAGTAA
- the LOC133992759 gene encoding muscleblind-like protein 2a isoform X3, whose amino-acid sequence MALNMSSVRDTKWLTLEVCRQFQRGNCSRSDEECKFAHPPKSCQVENGRVIACFDSLKGRCSRENCKYLHPPSHLKTQLEINGRNNLIQQKTAAAMIAQQMQLMIPGPSLQSVPTFPITQGLGANTGLGYSPYMTPMSHGMSLVPTDILPNTQVLVPGSQPVTLQSSCSSSSSSSSSSPSQKLQRTDKLEVCREFQRGNCARGETDCRFAHPSDSPVIDSTDNTVTVCMDYIKSRCTREKCKYFHPPAHLQAKIKSSQQVNQTAVAAQAAAAAMAFPHSMLQPLPKRQALEKSNWACSLLNPSFLHYQQALANSQLQQHTAAFYPTGSVFCMAPGNNVVPMMYSATPATVSAATTPATSVPYAATAPANQIILK is encoded by the exons ATGGCGTTGAACATGTCTTCAGTAAGAGACACAAAATGGCTAACCCTGGAAGTCTGTCGACAGTTTCAGCGTGGAAACTGTTCTCGTAGTGATGAGGAATGCAAATTCGCTCATCCACCGAAGAGCTGCCAAGTTGAAAATGGGAGAGTTATTGCCTGCTTTGACTCACTGAAG GGTCGATGCTCCAGAGAAAACTGCAAGTATCTTCATCCACCTTCACACTTAAAAACCCAGTTAGAGATAAATGGGCGCAACAATCTCATCCAGCAGAAGACAGCAGCTGCCATGATTGCCCAACAGATGCAGCTCATGATCCCTGGACCCAGCCTGCAGTCTGTG CCAACATTTCCCATCACACAGGGACTTGGCGCAAATACTGGTCTTGGTTATAGTCCATACATGACACCCATGAGCCATGGGATGAGCCTCGTTCCCACAGACATCCTCCCCAACACCCAGGTCCTGGTCCCTGGCAGCCAGCCTGTCACGCTCCAGAgctcctgctcttcttcctcctcttcatcttcttcttcccccTCACAGAAGCTCCAGCGTACTGACAAACTAGAG GTGTGCCGTGAGTTTCAGCGGGGAAACTGTGCAAGAGGGGAGACAGATTGCCGCTTTGCTCACCCCAGTGACAGTCCAGTGATCGACAGCACTGATAACACCGTCACTGTCTGCATGGACTACATCAAGAGCCGCTGCACCAGAGAGAAGTGCAAGTATTTTCACCCGCCTGCACACTTGCAGGCCAAAATCAAATCCAGTCAGCAAGTCAATCAGACAGCCGTGGCAGCCCAGGCCGCCGCTGCAGCCATG GCTTTCCCCCACAGCATGCTGCAACCCCTACCAAAGAGACAAGCTCTGGAGAAGAGCAACTGGGCCTGCTCTCTCCTCAACCCGAGTTTTTTGCACTACCAACAGGCTCTGGCCAActcacagctgcagcagcacacagctgCATTCTACCCCACAG GTTCTGTCTTTTGCATGGCCCCTGGAAACAACGTTG TCCCCATGATGTACAGTGCTACGCCTGCTACTGTCTCTGCAGCAACTACTCCCGCCACAAGTGTCCCCTACGCAGCAACAGCACCAGCCAATCAG ATTATTCTCAAGTAA